The DNA region GACTTATTTTGGTAATTGCTCTTCTTACAATACCAACTTATATAGCAGAACTATTTGCATCTAGATTGTCATCGATGATGATTATAAGTGTCGTTTTTGCAGTTTTTTTTACTATTTGTGGATTAATAATTTCATATTTTTATGATATTAGTTCTGGTGCAAGTATAATAATTGTAGGAGTATTGACTTTGTTAATTATAAAATTGATAAAAAGATAAATTTAGATATAATTAATAAAATTTAATTAACGGAATAACCAATGAATAAAAATATAAAAATAGGTGAAATAAACACTTTAAAAATAAATAGAGCAAGTGAGCCTGGATTATACTTAATAGCTCAAGACGAAACAGAAGTTTTATTACCTAATGTCTATATTAAACAAACAATGAGTTTAGGTCAGGAAATAGAAGTTTTTATATATACTGATAGTGAAGATAGACTTGTTGCTACTACTATAACTCCCAAGGCAATGATAAATGAAATCCAATATTTAGAAGTTGTAGATACTACTAAATTTGGAGCTTTTGTTGATATTGGATTACCAAAAGATATATTAGTTCCTATTAATAAACAAAAATCAACTTTTAAAATAGGTGAAAAAAGATTAGTTAAAATAATAGAAGATGAAAAGTCTCATAGATTAATTGGAACAGAAAAATTTATAAAAAGTTTTAACAGAAATACAAAAAAATTTAAAAAAAATGATGAGGTTAATATTATTATCTATCAAAAAACACCTCTTGGATTTAAAGTAATTATAAATGAAGAGTATGAAGGTATGATTTTTCATAGTGAAATCTTTACAAAAGTTGAGATAGGAGATAAAAGAAAAGCTTATATTAAAACTGTAAGAGAAGATGGAAAACTTGATTTATCATTACAAAAAATTGGAGAAGAAAAAAGATTGGATGATGTATCAATTGTAGTTTCTATTTTAAAAAACAATAATAATGTTTTAAATATTACATCCAAAAGTGATGCTAAAGAGATTATGGATCTTTTTGAAATGAGTAAAAAAAGATTTAAAGCAGCATTAAATACCTTAGTTACTACAAATCAAGTTCATATTGAAAATGATTCTATAAGATTACATCATTAAGTATTATTTCTAAAGTAATTTAATATAATAATTTGAAAATATAAAATAAGGATGGAGAAAATGGCAATTACTCATTTAAAAGGTGAAGAGGTAAATTTACTTGGAAATGAAGTGAATGTTTCTGACCAAGCGCCAATAGTTAAAGTAGTAGGACAAGATTTAAATGAATTTGAAATTGGTGGAGCAAAAGATGTTATTCAAGTATTAGTTGTTGTACCATCATTAGATACTCCAGTGTGTGCAGCTGAAACAAGAAAATTTAATGAAGAAGCAGCAAGATTAACTAATGTAGAAATTAGTGTAGTTTCTTTAGACTTACCTTTTGCAATGGGAAGATTTTGTACAACAGAAGGAATTGAAAATATAAATGTAGGAAGTGACTTTAGAAATAAAGATCTTACTAATGCATATGGATTATTAATTGAAAATGGTCCTTTAGCAGGAATTGCAGCAAGAGCTGTATTTGTAATTGATACAAATGGAATAGTAGTTTATAAAGAACTATGTGAAGAAATTACAAAAGAACCTGATTATGATACTGTAATGAAAGAAATTGAAAAATTAATATAAATTTTTAGCTAAATTTGTCATAAGTCAATTTTAATATCATTTTGAAAAGATATAATTTGAATATTAAAATTGAAAAAGGTCAATTTTGACTTTTTAGGAGTATTTATGGCAAATTGGTTTAAAACTTTTTCAAACCAACCACATCAACCTTTTTTCTTAAGTGGAATTATATTTTTTATATCATTTATATTATTACTTTTTGCATCATATGCAAGAATAGTTAATTTAAGTTCAACAATACTTACATATCATACATATTCAATGCTTTTTATTGTATTTATACAGTTTATTTTAGGATATTTGTATATACTTTTCCCAAAAATTTTAGAAGAAAAGCCTATTAAAAGATCTGTATATATGATGCATTTTTATATATATTTTTTTAGTAGTTTAGGATTTTTATCATCACTGTTTTTTTCATCTGAATATATTATATTTTTTACTTTAGCCTTACTTTTAGTACAATTTTTATCTTTTAAGCTATTATTTATTATTAATTTAGAAAGTAAAATAAAAGATAAAAAAGATACATCATGGATACTATTTTTTCTTTTTATTGGACTAATTGCTCATATGATATTTTATGTATCTTTTTATGAATTAGAATATTCATTTACTTTGAAAAAAGCAGGAACATATATTGGATTTTATTTTTATTTTTTTGGTGTTGCTTTTGCCATTTCTCAAAGAATGATACTAGAAACTACAAAACAAAAAATTAAAAATTATAAAATAGATAAATCTATGTTTTTGATGACAAAATTTACTATATTGATATTTTTTAAAGTAATTTCTCATTTTTATGAGAATATATATTTTTCTTTAGTTATTGATATTTTATTTTTTATATTTATTATGTACGAATTAATAAGATGGAAACTTCCAATATTTAAAGTAAATTCAATGTTATGGATATTATATATTTCTTTATATTGGATTCCTGTCTCTTTTTTACTATTAATATTACAAAATAGTTTTGAAATATTGCATATAAATTTTTTATTTGAGCAAGCACCTTTACATACCTTAGCTTTAGGATATATTAATACTTTAATTTTAGCTTTTATTTTAAGAGCTACACTTTATTACAAGGGCAAAACCCAAAATGCAAATAATATCACTACTTTAATTTTTCTATTTTTACAAATGGCAGTTATATTAAGATTAGTCGCATCTTTTAGCTTAAATACAGAATTAAGTTATGTTTTATGGATTAATATTGCATCATTTAGTTTAGTTATTATTTTATTACTTTGGTTTCTTAATTACTTAAAGATAGTATTAATTAACAAATAATTACTACACAAATCCTTTATAATTTTTGTATAAACTAATATAATAGTATAAAGGATTTGTTATGAAATATATAAAAACAAAACAGTGGCAAATTAAAGAGAGTGAAGTTACATCAAAAACTTTATTTAATAAAAGAAGAGATTTTATTAAATTAGGTGCTGCATCTTTAGTATCATCTGGAGCAATTTTTGAACTACTTGCAAAAGATAAAATACCACTTGCAAATCTACAATATAAAAAAGATAAAAATGAAAATAATCTTACTTTAAATAGTTATGAACAAATAACATCACACAATAATTTTTATGAATTTACTACAAATCAAAGTAAAGTAAAAGATATGGCTCATACTTTGGATATCTCAAATTGGAAAATAAAAGTTGATGGACTTGTAGAAAAACCTATGGTTATTGACTTTGAAACCATAATGAAAAAGTTTCCTTTAGAAGAGAGAATATATCGTTTTAGATGTGTTGAAGGTTGGGCTATGGTTGTTCCTTGGATTGGGTTTGAACTATCTAAACTTATAAAATATCTAAAACCTTTATCAAGTGCTAAATATATAAAATTTGAAACGTTGTATGATGAAAAAATGTTTCCAGATCAAGCAAGAGGAATTCTTTCAACTATATCTTATCCTTATGTTGAAGCTTTAAGAATGGATGAAGCGATGAATGAACTTACTATTTTAGCAGTTGGTTTATATGGTTCATCAATGCCAAAACAAAATGGAGCACCAATTAGATTAATTGTACCTTGGAAATATGGATTTAAATCAATAAAATCAATTTCTAAAATTTCATTTGTAGATAAGCAACCTTTAAATAGTTGGCAAAAAGAGAATAAAAATGAGTATGGTTTTTATGCGAATGTAAATCCATATGTAGATCATCCAAGATGGTCTCAAAGTAAAGAGAGAGTTTTAGGTAAATTTTTCAAACAAAGAACATTGATGTTTAATGGATATGAAAAACAAGTTGCAAGTTTATATAAAGGTATGGATTTAACTAAGGATTTTTAATGAGAATATTTCTATTTGTAGTTTTTTTAACTCCTTTTTTTATAGCTTTATATTCACTATTTATAACTCAAAATGTAATTGACCCTATTAAATATATTTACACTTTTTCTGGAGTTGTTGCAACTGTTATTTTGTTTTTTACAATTATAATATCACTTATGAAAAGATTTATAAATTTGATGAAATATAGAAGAATGATAGGATTATTTGGATTTTTTTATGCTTGTTTACATATTATAAATTTTGTTGTTTTAGATGCACAATTTGATGTTGATTTTATAATTAACAATTTAATAAAAAAGCCATTTATATATCTTGGTGCAATGGCATTTTTTATTCTTGTATTTTTAGCATTAACTTCAACAAAAAGACTTTTTAGGAAATATAATAAGTATCATAAAACTTTGTATTTATCACTTGTTTTGATTACTATTCATTTTATATTGGCACAAAAATCACTTGATATTTATCAAATATTTTATATATTTATAATTGGTGTTATTTCTATTTTTAAACTAATTCAAATAAAAAATTTATTCAATAGAAATTAGTTTATATCCTACACCTCTTAAATTTATAATCATTCCATTTTTTAATTTCTTTTTTAATTTATGAATAATTGAACGCATACTAACTGATTCCATCTCTTTACTATCCCACACATATTCATGTATCATTTCATTTGTTACTGATTTATTTATGTTTTTTACAAATAGAGTTAAAAGTAGTTTCTCTTTAACTGTAAGTTCAATTTCATGGTTATGTTTATAAAGTTTTTCTTCTAATAAATTAAAAGTAAAGTTATATCCTAACTCAATATTCATATCTGAGTTTTGCTCTTTTTTATAAGATAAATGGTATTGAATTCTTAAAAATAGCTCTTCAAAATCAAATGGTTTTTTTATATAGTCATTGCAACCAAGATTAAAAGATTTTTTTATATTTTCAATATCTATTTCTGCACTTATCATTATTACAGGAGTATTTATATTTTCATTTCTTATTATTTCTAAGATTTTATGGCCATCAAATCCTAATACATTAACATCCAAAATATATAAATCATATCTATTATTTAATATAATATTTGCAGCTTCATAACCATCAAAAAAGTTCTCTACAAAAAATCCTTTATTTTCTAATGATAGTTTTATTATCTTATTTAAAGAAGTATCATCTTCTAATAAAAAAATTTTCATAAATTACCTTTTATTACATCTTTTATATCTATTTTATAAGAAAAAGATGTTGTATTATTTTCTGATTTTACACTAATTTCTATATTATTATTATCACAAATATCTTTTACAATATTTAATCCCAATCCTAAACCTATATTTTTACTTTTATCTTGATAATATGCTTTAAATATAGAATCTGTATCTTGAATATATGAACCACTATTTTTTATTATTATAAAGTGTTCATCTTTATTTATATCCAAAATTATATCTATTTGGCTATTTATTTCTGCATATTTTATAGCATTTGAAATAGTATTATCAATAACTCTTTGAAGTGAGTTTTCATCAATAAAAATATTAAACTCAGCATGAATATCTAAGTTTATATCTATATTTTTTATATTTGCCATTTCATCAAAAAACATAACTCTTGAAGATAGAAATTTTATAAGTTCAATCTCTTTTTTCTCTTCTATTTTTTTTTCTTTTTTTATTAAATAGTATAAATCATTATATATAAAAGATAGAGATTTTGAAGATGCTTTAATTGCTTCAAACTGTTCTTTTGGACCAATTTGAGTCTCTAAATTATCAATATTTAAAGAGATGATACTTAAAGGTGTATTCATTTCATGGATGATTTTTTTTAGAAAAAAGTCTTGTTGCTTTAATAAATTTATATTAGTTTGTTTACTTTCAAATAAATTTAGTTGAGTTTTTATTCTTGCTTTTACTTCCTCTTTTTCAAAAGGTTTAGTTATATAATCAACTCCACCTTCTTCAAATGCTTTAACTTTACTTTGTACATCATCTAAAGCACTTATGAAAATAATTGGAATATCTTTTAGTTTTTCATCATCTTTGAATATTCTACAAACTTCAAATCCATTTAAATGAGGAATTTTAATATCTAAAAGTATTAAATCAGGTGCACTTAATTTGGCAGATTTTATTGCAAATTGTGCATCTGTTGTTGCTTTTATTAGATAGTTTTCATCTTTTAATATATTATTTAAATATTGTAAGTTTTCAACTTTATCGTCAATTATTAGTATTGTATATTTTTTATCCATTAACATTTTCTTTTGATTTTGCTACTTAGATATCATTATAAACAAAAAGTAATAAAATTATATTGAGGGGTTTGATGAATTTAAAAAGACTTTTTATGCTACTATTTATTTTAAACACGGGATTATTTATCTTAGTTGTAATGGTAATAAATAGATACCAAAAATCAACAAATACTTTAGAACAAGCCTATCAAATGCAATATAAATCACTTGTTTTAGCCCATGAATTAAGACAAAGTAGTGATGATTTGACAAGAATGGCAAGAACTTATGTAATTACTGGAAATCCTTTATTTAAAAAGCAGTATCAAACTGTACTTGATATTAGAAATGGTGTGAAACCAAGACCCAAAAGATACAATGGAATATTTTGGGATTTTCTTACTTTAGATGGAAGTATTGCAACTTTAGATGGAAAAAAAATACCATTAAAAGAATTGATGAAAGAAGCAAACTTTCCAGAAGAGGAGTTAAATCTTTTATTTACTTCTCAAAATGAATCAGATGATTTAACAAACTTAGAGCATAAAGCAATGAATGCAATAATAGGTGTTTTTCAAGATAAGAATGGAAACTATACCATAAAATCAAAACCAAATTATAAATTAGCAAGAGAGTTGATGTATTCTGATGAATATCATAAAGCAAAAATAAGAATTATGAAGCCATTGGATAAATTTTATAAAATGTTTGAGACAAGAACTAAAGCAAAAGTAAAAGAAGCAAGAGTTATTGTAAAAAAATTAGAATTTTATGTAACTGTAATAGTTCTTTTTTCTATTATTGTTTTTTTATTATCTTTTTTTATTATTCTTTTTAGAATTGTACAACCTTTAGAATTATTAAGAGTATCAATGCTTAGATTATCAAAAAATGATATGAGTGTCGAACTTGATAAAGATAAATATCAAGATGAAATTGGAGATATGATTGGTGCTGTTGATGTTTTTAAAGATAATACAAAAAAACTAATAACAAGTGAGCAAAAAATTAAACTTTCTATGCAAGAAGCAACAAGTGCAAATAAAGCAAAATCTATTTTTTTAGTAAGAATGAGTCATGAGTTAAGAACACCTCTAAATGCAATAATGGGCTTTTCAAATTTACTTAAAAAATCTCAAAATATAAATGAACAAGAGAGAAAAAATTTAACTATTATTAAAAAAAGTGCAAATCATCTACTAAATATCATAAATGAAATACTTGAACTTTCTAAAATAGAAGCAGGAAAAATAGAGATAGTTCCTAAAAGTTTTAATTTTGAAGAACTTTTAAAAGAGATAGAATCTATTTTTGAGTTTAGGTGTGAATCAAAAGGTTTAAAATTTAAACTAATAAAATCAGAAAATCTTCCATCATTTATAAAAGTTGATGAATTAAGACTTCGTCAAATTCTAATAAATCTATTAGGAAACTCAATAAAGTTTACAAAAAAAGGTGAAATTTCATTATATGTATATGAACAAAATAAAAAGTTGTTTTTTGAAGTAAAAGATACTGGTATTGGTATTTCTAAAGTAAATTTAAAAAAGATTTTCAAACCATTTGAGCAAGTAAAAAAAGATGATTATAGTCAAAATGGTACAGGTTTGGGCTTATCAATTACTAAAGAGTTAATATCACTAATGAATGGAACTATATATGTAAAAAGTAATTTGAATAAAGGAAGTGAGTTTTACTTTAGTATTAGTTATGAAGATTCAAGTAATGATGAAATAGATATAAAAATTGATAAAAGTAGTATAAAATCAATCCAAAACCAAAATTTCGAAAAATCAATTTTAGTAGTTGATGATATAAAAGAGAATAGACAATTAGTAACTCAAATATTAAATCAGTATGAGTTTAAAGTTTTTGAAGCAAGTAGTGGTACTGAAGCTTTAGAACTTTATGAAAAAAATAGAATTGATTTGATTTTTATGGATATTTTAATGAGTGATATGAATGGACTTGAAGCCATAAAAAAAATAAGAGAAGATAAAAACGATAGAAAAATTCCTATTATTACTCTATCTGCAAATGTTTTTTTAGAAGATAGAAGAAAAGCTTTAAAAGCAGGTGCAAATGACTTTTTACCTAAGCCTTTTGAAGAAGAGAGTATTTTAGCCTTACTTCAAAAATATCTAAATGTTGATGTATATCTTAAAGAAGAAGTTAAACAAACGTCTTCTCATATAGAAGATTTACCAATAGAATTTTATGAAAAATTAAAAGAGTATTCTACTCTTATGCGCAATGAAGAGATATTAAAAATATTAGATACATACTTGCTAAATGATTCTACTAAAAAAGTAATAATTGAATTATTAGAAAACTTTGACTACCAACAAATAATAAACCTATGTGATAGTAAATTAAATAAAGCTGTATAAATTTTATACTAAAAATAGTAAGTAAACAACACTAAAAGCAACACTTAAACAACACTACTTTTTTATACTTTCAATATAAGTTTAAAAGACTTAAATTGAAAGGAGATTCAATGAAAATGAGATTTGCTAAAGCAGTAGTTGCTTCTACATTATTAGCTGGTATGCTTGCACATGCTGCTGATACAATTAAGGTTGGTGTTTTACACTCACTATCAGGAACGATGGCTATTTCTGAAACAACATTAAAAGATACGGTATTAATGTTAATCAAAAAACAGAATGAAAAAGGTGGATTATTAGGTAAAAAATTAGAACCTGTTGTAGTAGATCCTGCTTCAAACTGGCCACTATTTGCTGAAAAAATGAGAAGTTTACTTACTAAAGATAAAGTTGATGTAACATTTGGTTGTTGGACATCTGTTTCTAGAAAATCTGTTCTTCCTGTTGTTGAAGAGTTAAATGGTATTTTATTTTATCCTGTTCAATATGAAGGTGAAGAATCATCTAAAAATATTTTCTATACTGGTGCTGCACCAAACCAACAAGCAATTCCAGCAGTTGATTACTTAATGAATGAAGTTAAAGTTAAAAGATGGGTATTAGCAGGAACTGATTATGTTTATCCAAGAACAACAAATAAGATTTTAAAAGCATATTTAAAATCTAAGGGTGTAAAAGATAAAGATATTATGGTTAATTATACTCCATTTGGATATTCAGACTGGCAAAGTATAGTAAGTGATATTAAAAAGTTTGGTAGCACTGGATTAAAAACTGCTGTTGTTTCTACTATTAATGGTGATGCAAATGTACCATTTTATAAAGAGTTAGCAAATCAAGGTATTAAAGCTGAAGATATTCCTGTTGTTGCATTCTCTGTTGGAGAAGAGGAACTTTCAGGTATAGATACTAAACCATTAGTTGGACACTTAGCTGCATGGAATTACTTTCAAAGTGTTGAAACAAAACAAAATGATGATTTTATTAAATCTTGGCACAAATTCAAAAAAGATAATAAAAAAGTTACAAATGACCCAATGGAAGCTACTTATATTGGATTTAACTTATGGGTAAAAGCTGTTAAAAAAGCTGGAACTACAGATGTTGATAAAGTAAGAAAAGCAATGATTGGATTATCAGTTCCTAACTTAACTAGTGGAACAGCAACAATGCTTAAAAATCACCATATTACAAAACCAGTATTAATTGGAGAAATTCAAGATAATGGGCAATTTGAAACTGTATGGGAAACAAAAAAAGAAGTACCAGGTGATGCTTGGTCAAACTATTTACCAGATAGCAAAAATTTAATTTCTGATTGGACAGATCCTGTTAATTGTGGAAATTATAATACAGTTACTAAAAAATGTTTAGGAAATAGTAAATAATATGAGAGTTTTCCTCTCATATTAAAAAAGGATTTGTATGAAGTTTTTAAAAATAATATTGCTTAATTTATTACTTTTAACTTTTTGTTTTGGTTCTAGTTTTGAAGAAGACTCTTCTAAACTTATGACTAGAAGCTTTAATAAAAAACAAGTGGTTTTAGATGAGTTATTAAATAAATATAAAGATGATGCAAGATTTGAAACACTTTTAAAATATATGTTAAAAGGTGACTTGTATTATACAAAAAAGGATAAAAGACTTGTAGTTTTATTAAAAAAAGTAGAGTATTCATATTTTACACAAGATTTACTAACAAGTAAGAACTTAGAAAAAAAAGAGAAATATGACTTTAAAAAGATAAAAATAAATAATAAATTAAGAAGTGTTATAAAAGCTGCACTTGCACAAATAAATCTTTTTTCAACAAATAAAGATAAAAGATATAGTGCTGCAAAAAATATATTATCAAACTTAGAAAAAGAAGATGAGGTATTGATAAATAAAGCTTTACAAATAGAAAAAGTTGTAAGTGTAAAAGAACTTTTACTAGAAAGTAAAATAAATTTAATAGCTTTATACTCAACTAATTTAGAACAAAGAGTAGAAGCTGTTAAAAAACTTGGTTCATATATGTCTTCAAGAACATTTGAAACATTAAAAAATATAGAAAACTCTTCAGATGAGAAGATATTAAAAGATGAAGCAAAAAAAGCATTAGGAACTATAAAACACAAAAAAAGTTTTTATGGAGTAATTCAAGAGCTATTTTTTGGTCTTAGTTTAGGTTCTGTTTTATTATTAGCAGCAATTGGTTTAGCTATTACTTTTGGAGTAATGAAAGTTATTAATATGGCTCATGGAGAATTGATTATGATTGGAGCATATACAACATATACAATTCAACAATTAATGCCAAATTTAATAGAGTATTCTGTCATTATTGCAATTCCTGCTGCTTTTGTAGTAAGTGGATTAGTTGGGGTTTTAATTGAAAGATTAGTTATAAGACATCTTTATGGAAGACCTTTAGAAACACTGCTTGCAACATTTGGAATTAGTTTAATATTACAACAATTAGTAAGAAGTATTTATTCTCCTTTAAATCAAGAAGTAAAAACACCTTCTTGGATGAGTGGAGCAATGGAAATAAATAGTTCACTATTTTTAACATACAATAGATTGTATATTATTATTTTTGCATTGATTGTATTTTTTGGTGTTTTATTTGTGATGAAAAAAACATCTTTAGGATTAAAAGTTAGAGCAGTTTCCCAAAATAGAACAATAGCAAGAGCAATGGGAATAAAATCAAGTTATATTGATGCATTAACTTTTGGTATAGGTTCCGGAATTGCAGGAATTGCTGGTGTTGCATTATCTCAACTTACAAATGTTGGACCAAATTTAGGACAAGCTTATATAGTAGATAGTTTTATGGTTGTTGTATTTGGTGGAGTTGGTAATTTATGGGGAACATTAATAGCAGCATTCTCTCTTGGTGAAATAAATAAATTCATAGAACCAGTTGCAGGAGCTGTTTTAGCAAAAGTAATTATTTTAGTATTTATAATTCTATTTATACAAAAAAGACCTAGAGGATTATTCCCTCAAAAAGGTCGAGATGCAGAGGATTAGAAAATGAAAAGAGAACCAATATTTTTAAATATATTAAAAAATGACAAGGGAGGTAAAATAGTTTTATCTACCCTTGGAGTTGTTGTTTTTGTTGTAGCATTTTGTAATCTTTTCATGCCGCAAGATTCAATTTTTTATATATCAACATTTACTGTTACTATTTTAGGCAAATATCTTGCGTTTGCACTTTTAGCACTTGCTCTTGATTTAGTTTGGGGATATTTAGGAGTTTTAAGTTTAGGTCATGGTGCATTTTTTGCACTTGGTGGATACGCATGGGCTATGTATTTGATGAGACAAATAGGTGATAGAGGAGTTTATGGAAATCCTGATTTACCTGATTTTATGGTGTTTATGAATCTAAAAGAGTTACCATGGTTTTGGCAAGGCTTTGATAATCCTATATTTGCTTTTTTAATGGTGATGTTAGTTCCTGCTCTTTTGGCTTTTGTTTTTGGTTATTTAGCTTTTAAATCAAGAGTAACAGGGGTTTATCTTTCTATTATAACTCAAGCTTTAACTTATGCTTTAATGCTTGCATTTTTTAGAAATGATATGGGATTTGGTGGAAACAATGGACTTACAGATTTTAAAGATATTTTAGGATTTGATTTATCTTTAGATTCTACTAGAGTAGGTTTATTAATTATTACTTTTATTGCTTTAGTTATTGGATATTTTATTTGTAGATTTATTATGAATTCAAAACTTGGAAGAGTAATTATATCTATTAGGGATGCTGAAAGCAGAGTAAGATTTATAGGGTATAAAGTAGAACAATATAAACTATTTATTTTTATAGTTTCAGCAGTTTTAGCAGCAATAGCAGGAGCATTATATGTACCTCAAGTAGGTATTATTAATCCTAGTGTTTTTTCTCCACTATTTTCAATTGAGTTAGTTATTTGGGTTGCAGTTGGTGGTAGAGGAACTTTATATGGAGCAATTATTGGAGCAATTGTTGTAAGTTTTGCAAGTACGTATTTTACTTCAGCACTTCCAGAAGTTTGGTTATATGCTCTTGGTGGATTATTTGTTGTTTCTACATTATATCTTCCAAAAGGAATAGTTGGAGTTTTTGAAAAACTAAAAGTTAAAAAGGAAGCTTAAAATGAAACTATTAAAACATGAAATAAAACAAGACTTTGGAAATATAAGAAAAGGAGATAGAATCCTTTTAGTGGATGGTGTAAGTGTTA from Malaciobacter molluscorum LMG 25693 includes:
- the urtA gene encoding urea ABC transporter substrate-binding protein, which translates into the protein MKMRFAKAVVASTLLAGMLAHAADTIKVGVLHSLSGTMAISETTLKDTVLMLIKKQNEKGGLLGKKLEPVVVDPASNWPLFAEKMRSLLTKDKVDVTFGCWTSVSRKSVLPVVEELNGILFYPVQYEGEESSKNIFYTGAAPNQQAIPAVDYLMNEVKVKRWVLAGTDYVYPRTTNKILKAYLKSKGVKDKDIMVNYTPFGYSDWQSIVSDIKKFGSTGLKTAVVSTINGDANVPFYKELANQGIKAEDIPVVAFSVGEEELSGIDTKPLVGHLAAWNYFQSVETKQNDDFIKSWHKFKKDNKKVTNDPMEATYIGFNLWVKAVKKAGTTDVDKVRKAMIGLSVPNLTSGTATMLKNHHITKPVLIGEIQDNGQFETVWETKKEVPGDAWSNYLPDSKNLISDWTDPVNCGNYNTVTKKCLGNSK
- the urtB gene encoding urea ABC transporter permease subunit UrtB, whose product is MKFLKIILLNLLLLTFCFGSSFEEDSSKLMTRSFNKKQVVLDELLNKYKDDARFETLLKYMLKGDLYYTKKDKRLVVLLKKVEYSYFTQDLLTSKNLEKKEKYDFKKIKINNKLRSVIKAALAQINLFSTNKDKRYSAAKNILSNLEKEDEVLINKALQIEKVVSVKELLLESKINLIALYSTNLEQRVEAVKKLGSYMSSRTFETLKNIENSSDEKILKDEAKKALGTIKHKKSFYGVIQELFFGLSLGSVLLLAAIGLAITFGVMKVINMAHGELIMIGAYTTYTIQQLMPNLIEYSVIIAIPAAFVVSGLVGVLIERLVIRHLYGRPLETLLATFGISLILQQLVRSIYSPLNQEVKTPSWMSGAMEINSSLFLTYNRLYIIIFALIVFFGVLFVMKKTSLGLKVRAVSQNRTIARAMGIKSSYIDALTFGIGSGIAGIAGVALSQLTNVGPNLGQAYIVDSFMVVVFGGVGNLWGTLIAAFSLGEINKFIEPVAGAVLAKVIILVFIILFIQKRPRGLFPQKGRDAED
- the urtC gene encoding urea ABC transporter permease subunit UrtC, which encodes MKREPIFLNILKNDKGGKIVLSTLGVVVFVVAFCNLFMPQDSIFYISTFTVTILGKYLAFALLALALDLVWGYLGVLSLGHGAFFALGGYAWAMYLMRQIGDRGVYGNPDLPDFMVFMNLKELPWFWQGFDNPIFAFLMVMLVPALLAFVFGYLAFKSRVTGVYLSIITQALTYALMLAFFRNDMGFGGNNGLTDFKDILGFDLSLDSTRVGLLIITFIALVIGYFICRFIMNSKLGRVIISIRDAESRVRFIGYKVEQYKLFIFIVSAVLAAIAGALYVPQVGIINPSVFSPLFSIELVIWVAVGGRGTLYGAIIGAIVVSFASTYFTSALPEVWLYALGGLFVVSTLYLPKGIVGVFEKLKVKKEA